One Portunus trituberculatus isolate SZX2019 chromosome 45, ASM1759143v1, whole genome shotgun sequence DNA segment encodes these proteins:
- the LOC123519643 gene encoding inactive ubiquitin carboxyl-terminal hydrolase MINDY-4B-like isoform X2, translated as MRETASRWRRRPPYFLGVAPFYVKPPKYIGERVLYPTKPKSSVQKVPVLGGQPITLETALALRKQIFGNGGDMLVPALNEWLGQSFCFSDADTPQGYSLKMQRTVSRPGHGVQGYILKHLLFTRRGPRANTDPTSLLRASTKMQEEALVGALSDILWRAGDRQHVVLCLTQENTYLTENPEFQADGCTERINTFDFKKQDELTFNLKKYLFEFLSEDGNGMLLLLYSVVLSRGFTKLQEDMGSEEHPLIETNATIHPCVVTLVLTGRATPYLHNGIIYEGTEDTMAKPKTGILTRSEIGLLVWARAEGGGGGGPGVVGSRLKTPSLPIWVTRCNDAYGLLFNPNRDLIRDYHAENRFDLHYFSSTVTQTNATIVTIDTRNQVPVEEYNSPPLENLIHTKWAGADINWNGTSAHV; from the exons AGCGAGTGTTATACCCGACCAAACCCAAGAGCTCCGTGCAGAAGGTGCCAGTGTTGGGAGGCCAGCCCATCACCCTGGAGACTGCCCTG GCTCTTCGGAAGCAAATTTTTGGCAATGGCGGTGATATGTTGGTTCCTGCTTTGAACGAGTGGTTGGGTCAGTCCTTCTGCTTCAGCGATGCCGACACACCGCAGGGCTACAGCCTCAAGATGCAAAGAACAGTGTCAAGGCCTGGCCATGGTGTGCAGGGCTACATCCTCAAGCACCTTCTCTTCACTCGCCGCGGTCCCAGAGCTAACACTGATCCGACCTC gcTGCTGCGGGCGTCCACCAAGATGCAAGAGGAGGCGTTGGTGGGGGCCCTTAGTGACATCTTGTGGCGCGCCGGAGACAGACAGCACGTGGTTCTCTGTCTCACGCAGGAGAACACATACCTCACTGAAAATCCTGAATTTCAAGCTGATGGATGTACGGAGAGG ATTAATACATTCGACTTCAAGAAGCAGGATGAGCTGACCTTCAATCTTAAGAAGTATCTGTTTGAG tTCCTCTCAGAAGACGGGAATGggatgctgctgcttctgtatAGCGTTGTCTTGTCCCGTGGATTTAcgaa GCTGCAGGAGGACATGGGAAGCGAGGAGCACCCGCTGATAGAGACAAACGCCACAATACACCCCTGCGTGGTCACCCTGGTGCTGACGGGCCGCGCCACTCCCTACCTCCACAACGGCATCATCTACGAGGGCACAGAGGATactatg GCTAAACCCAAGACGGGCATTCTGACGAGGAGCGAGATAGGGCTGCTGGTGTGGGCGAGGGCTGAAGGAGGCGGGGGAGGAGGGCCGGGGGTGGTGGGGTCACGCCTCAAAACCCCCTCCCTGCCCATCTGGGTGACGCGCTGCAACGACGCCTACGGTCTGCTCTTCAACCCAAACAGGGACCTCATCAGGGACTACCACGCTGAGAACAG GTTTGATCTCCACTACTTCTCGTCCACCGTCACCCAGACCAACGCTACCATTGTGACCATCGACACGAGGAACCAGGTGCCCGTGGAGGAATACAACAGTCCCCCCTTGGAAAATCTCATCCACACCAA ATGGGCGGGAGCGGACATCAACTGGAACGGCACATCGGCTCACGTGTAG